A window of the Lysinibacillus irui genome harbors these coding sequences:
- a CDS encoding amino acid deaminase/aldolase, with protein sequence MMTLRLDQAFIDVERPFAWLDLDALDKNIQIVQDACGEKQIRIATKSIRSVDVLRYVQKNLAQVVGFMTFTAAETIFLLQQQFDDVLLGYPVMEEASIRRLLHFVKEGKTVTFMVDRQEHVQLLARLGEEIDVRVQICIDINVSNDFKVLYFGTKRSSLYSLETLTPFLQAIQKNPFLEVVGAMGYEAQIAGVGNRPANALKGRVIDAMQVQAKKQVTQFRRLAIAHIKAYFPNLRFVNGGGSGSMSYTAKQKEVTEITVGSAFYAPGLFDQFTHLQLEKAAGFALRVTRKPEKNIVVCHGGGYTASGAVNMDRLPVFYEPTTFAYLTLEGAGEVQTPIKVKGKTVNIGDTIYFRHAKAGELCERFQVLHGIRGDKYIGRYTTYRGDGQCFL encoded by the coding sequence ATGATGACGCTAAGATTAGATCAAGCATTCATTGATGTGGAGAGACCTTTTGCATGGTTGGACTTAGATGCGCTGGATAAAAATATCCAAATTGTACAAGATGCCTGTGGCGAGAAACAAATTCGCATTGCGACAAAATCGATTCGTTCTGTCGACGTGCTCCGGTATGTTCAAAAAAACCTCGCACAGGTTGTAGGATTTATGACGTTCACGGCTGCCGAGACGATTTTCTTACTTCAGCAGCAATTTGATGATGTATTACTAGGCTATCCGGTAATGGAGGAAGCGTCTATTCGCCGCTTGTTGCATTTCGTCAAAGAAGGAAAAACGGTTACTTTTATGGTTGATCGACAGGAACATGTCCAATTATTGGCGAGGTTAGGGGAAGAAATAGATGTACGTGTACAAATCTGTATCGATATCAATGTGTCGAATGATTTTAAAGTATTGTATTTTGGAACAAAGCGTTCCTCATTATATTCGCTTGAGACGTTAACTCCTTTCTTACAAGCTATTCAAAAAAATCCTTTCCTAGAAGTTGTTGGAGCGATGGGCTATGAGGCCCAAATTGCAGGGGTTGGTAATCGTCCTGCAAATGCTTTAAAAGGTAGGGTCATAGACGCCATGCAAGTGCAGGCCAAAAAACAAGTTACACAATTCCGTCGACTAGCTATTGCCCATATTAAAGCGTATTTTCCAAACCTACGCTTTGTTAATGGTGGTGGCTCTGGGAGTATGTCTTACACCGCCAAGCAAAAAGAAGTGACAGAAATTACTGTAGGATCTGCATTTTACGCTCCTGGACTATTCGATCAATTTACTCATTTACAGCTAGAAAAAGCAGCTGGATTTGCTTTAAGGGTGACGAGAAAGCCTGAAAAAAATATCGTTGTTTGTCACGGAGGGGGCTATACGGCTTCAGGTGCAGTAAACATGGACCGCTTGCCAGTATTCTATGAACCTACCACATTCGCATATCTTACCTTAGAGGGAGCCGGTGAGGTGCAAACACCTATTAAGGTCAAAGGAAAAACGGTCAATATTGGCGATACAATTTATTTTCGACATGCCAAAGCAGGAGAGCTTTGTGAGCGTTTCCAAGTGCTACATGGTATTCGAGGGGACAAGTATATCGGGCGTTACACAACTTACAGGGGGGATGGCCAATGTTTTCTATAG